A region from the Anaerobacillus sp. CMMVII genome encodes:
- a CDS encoding rhamnogalacturonan acetylesterase yields MEQIKLFLAGDSTMSNYQNDVAPRAGWGQVLSSYFRNEITIINAASSGRSSKSFIDEKRLEKIAQEIGKGDYLLIQFGHNDQKPDVERHTKPFSTYKTYLRQYIDVANENQATPVLITPVQRRTFDENGELVDSHGEYPTAMKELAEECNVPVIDLGAKSKSLLEELGAEKAKQLFLWYKPGEEANYPEGVQDDTHFSEYGATLIAGLVIAELKALNLSLRNYLR; encoded by the coding sequence ATGGAACAAATAAAACTGTTCTTGGCTGGAGATTCAACAATGTCTAATTACCAGAACGATGTAGCTCCTCGGGCTGGTTGGGGGCAAGTATTATCTAGTTATTTTAGGAATGAAATTACCATTATTAATGCAGCTTCATCAGGGCGAAGTTCTAAAAGTTTTATTGATGAAAAAAGGTTAGAAAAAATAGCTCAAGAAATTGGTAAAGGTGATTATCTGCTCATTCAATTTGGTCATAATGACCAAAAGCCTGACGTAGAAAGGCATACTAAACCCTTTAGTACGTATAAAACATATTTGCGTCAATATATCGATGTAGCAAATGAAAACCAAGCGACCCCGGTTTTAATTACTCCAGTTCAGCGAAGAACTTTTGACGAAAACGGTGAACTTGTAGACTCACACGGTGAGTATCCAACTGCAATGAAAGAACTAGCAGAAGAGTGCAATGTTCCTGTTATTGATTTGGGTGCAAAGAGTAAGAGTTTACTTGAAGAACTAGGTGCTGAAAAGGCAAAACAATTATTTCTTTGGTATAAGCCTGGTGAAGAAGCAAATTATCCTGAAGGTGTTCAAGATGATACACATTTTTCGGAATACGGAGCAACTCTAATAGCAGGACTAGTAATTGCTGAACTAAAAGCTTTAAATCTTTCATTACGTAATTATCTAAGGTGA
- a CDS encoding glycoside hydrolase family 28 protein produces the protein MTSTSKQSSKVTVLLPDIPKREFLLTDFGAVGDGQFVCTSAFQEAIEACSKAGGGKVIVPPGIWLTGPIALKSKLNLHLEKGALLLFSRNFDDYPLILSSFEGEEIVRCKSPLDGENLDHVAITGEGVIDGSGDAWRPVKKFKMTEIQWNKLIERGGIVDHSGKEVIWWPTEAAMRGRQRYAELRAQKTDKVEDFLAIRDFLRPNLLSLRKCKHILLDGPTFQNSPAWNLHPWICEHVTVRNVTVRNPWFGQNGDGLDLESCRYALVENSIFDVGDDAICIKSGKDEAGRKLGIPCEDIEIRGCQVYSGHGGFVIGSEMSGGARNISVSDCSFFGTDVGLRFKSTRGRGGLIENITIDNIRMNNIAKEAIVFHMFYEISDEDIAATQVPVSDETPIFRNISINNVACTGSGTALLLKGLPEMPLEKLVFENITAKSTKGIIGSHCKNVHFSNIMLETEEGPLFTFENFEEMTY, from the coding sequence ATGACATCAACAAGTAAGCAGTCATCTAAAGTTACGGTGCTGCTACCAGACATACCAAAGCGTGAGTTTTTGCTTACTGATTTTGGTGCAGTTGGAGATGGCCAATTTGTATGTACGAGTGCATTTCAGGAGGCAATTGAAGCGTGTTCAAAGGCTGGTGGTGGAAAAGTAATCGTACCACCTGGCATTTGGTTAACCGGCCCTATTGCCTTAAAGAGTAAGCTTAATCTTCATTTGGAAAAAGGAGCATTACTGCTGTTTAGTCGAAATTTTGATGATTATCCTCTTATTCTTTCAAGCTTTGAGGGTGAAGAGATCGTTCGTTGCAAATCGCCACTTGATGGTGAAAACTTAGACCACGTTGCAATCACTGGTGAAGGAGTCATTGATGGATCTGGTGACGCTTGGCGACCTGTAAAGAAATTCAAAATGACAGAGATCCAGTGGAATAAATTAATTGAAAGAGGCGGAATCGTAGATCACAGTGGAAAAGAAGTCATTTGGTGGCCTACAGAAGCAGCAATGCGAGGTCGACAGCGTTATGCAGAGTTACGTGCACAGAAAACGGATAAAGTTGAGGATTTCCTTGCAATCCGTGACTTTCTAAGACCAAATCTTTTAAGTTTAAGAAAATGCAAACATATTTTATTGGATGGTCCAACATTTCAAAACTCACCTGCATGGAATCTCCATCCTTGGATTTGTGAGCATGTGACGGTTAGAAATGTAACTGTTAGAAATCCTTGGTTTGGGCAAAATGGTGATGGCTTAGATTTAGAGTCTTGTCGCTATGCACTAGTTGAAAACAGTATTTTTGATGTTGGCGATGATGCGATTTGTATTAAGTCAGGTAAAGATGAAGCAGGTCGTAAGTTAGGTATACCTTGTGAGGATATTGAAATTCGTGGGTGCCAAGTTTATAGTGGCCATGGTGGCTTTGTAATTGGCAGCGAAATGTCAGGTGGAGCCCGAAATATCAGCGTTTCTGACTGTAGCTTTTTTGGAACTGATGTTGGTTTACGATTTAAAAGCACACGCGGTCGCGGAGGTTTAATTGAAAACATTACGATAGATAATATTCGAATGAATAATATCGCTAAAGAGGCTATCGTTTTCCATATGTTCTATGAAATTTCAGATGAGGATATTGCGGCAACACAAGTACCAGTTTCAGATGAGACACCAATTTTTAGGAATATAAGCATAAACAATGTAGCTTGTACAGGCTCAGGTACTGCTCTTTTATTAAAAGGACTTCCGGAAATGCCGCTTGAAAAATTAGTGTTTGAAAATATTACGGCAAAATCAACCAAAGGTATCATTGGTTCGCACTGTAAAAATGTACACTTTTCGAACATAATGCTTGAAACAGAAGAAGGACCTTTATTTACATTTGAAAATTTTGAGGAAATGACCTATTAA
- the kduI gene encoding 5-dehydro-4-deoxy-D-glucuronate isomerase — translation MEIRHCTHPKHAKHYTTEELREEFLIEKLFVTGEIKMVYSHEDRVVIGGVVPTTELKLEAHPTWNTEYFLERREIGIINIGPQGIVKIDGEEFTVNTKDCLYIGLCKQDVTFHSVDTNNPARFYFVSALAHKEYPTRKLAIDEATPVNLGDDSQSNKRTIYKYLHGEGIQTCQLMMGMTILAPNNMWNTMPAHVHDRRNEVYLYFDLNEENRVMHFMGEPSETRHLVVANEQAVISPSWSIHSGVGTGNYTFIWAMAGENYTFTDMDFVDMKDLK, via the coding sequence TTGGAAATTAGACATTGTACACATCCAAAACATGCAAAACATTATACAACAGAGGAACTTCGTGAAGAGTTTTTAATTGAGAAATTATTTGTTACTGGCGAAATAAAGATGGTTTATAGCCATGAAGATCGTGTAGTTATCGGTGGAGTTGTTCCGACTACTGAATTAAAACTTGAAGCTCATCCAACTTGGAATACAGAATATTTCTTAGAGCGTCGTGAGATTGGAATTATTAATATCGGTCCTCAAGGAATCGTTAAAATTGATGGTGAGGAGTTTACAGTAAATACAAAAGACTGCTTATACATCGGGCTTTGTAAGCAAGATGTAACATTCCATAGTGTAGACACAAACAATCCAGCTCGTTTTTACTTTGTTTCTGCATTAGCACACAAAGAGTATCCAACAAGAAAGCTTGCGATTGATGAAGCAACGCCTGTTAATTTAGGAGACGATAGCCAATCAAACAAGCGAACGATTTATAAGTATTTACACGGAGAAGGTATTCAAACGTGTCAGTTAATGATGGGGATGACTATATTAGCTCCAAACAATATGTGGAATACTATGCCAGCGCATGTTCATGACCGTCGTAATGAAGTGTATTTATATTTTGATTTGAATGAGGAAAATCGCGTGATGCATTTTATGGGTGAACCTAGTGAAACACGTCACCTTGTTGTTGCCAATGAGCAAGCAGTGATTTCACCTAGCTGGTCAATTCATTCTGGTGTTGGAACAGGTAACTATACATTTATTTGGGCAATGGCAGGAGAAAATTACACGTTCACTGATATGGACTTTGTTGATATGAAGGATTTAAAATAA
- the kduD gene encoding 2-dehydro-3-deoxy-D-gluconate 5-dehydrogenase KduD → MSGMFSLEGKTALVTGARTGIGQAIAVGLAEAGANIVLLGHQNNMQETEQMIESIGKDYKTVIIDLSNTSELPSKCDEVISEIGHVDILVNNAGIIRREPAIDHSLENWQAVIDTNLNAAFIVTQKFAKSMLENGAGKIINIASLLSFQGGITVPGYAASKHGITGLTKALANEWASKGIQVNAIAPGYIETNNTEALRNDEERNKSILGRIPAGSWGTPSDLVGAAVFLASPASNYVNGHVLVVDGGWMAR, encoded by the coding sequence ATGTCAGGCATGTTTTCATTAGAGGGCAAAACAGCATTGGTTACTGGTGCTAGAACGGGTATTGGTCAAGCGATTGCAGTAGGTTTAGCTGAGGCTGGAGCTAACATTGTTTTATTAGGACATCAGAATAATATGCAAGAAACAGAACAAATGATTGAAAGTATTGGAAAAGACTATAAAACAGTTATTATAGACTTATCTAACACATCAGAATTACCTTCAAAATGCGATGAAGTTATTTCGGAAATTGGCCATGTTGATATATTAGTAAACAATGCAGGGATTATTCGCCGCGAGCCAGCGATTGATCATTCATTGGAGAACTGGCAAGCCGTTATTGATACAAATCTAAACGCGGCATTTATTGTTACGCAAAAGTTTGCGAAGTCAATGTTAGAGAATGGCGCTGGTAAAATCATCAATATTGCTTCACTTTTATCTTTCCAAGGTGGAATTACCGTTCCAGGCTATGCTGCAAGTAAACATGGTATTACTGGCCTTACAAAAGCATTAGCAAATGAGTGGGCTAGTAAAGGGATTCAAGTAAACGCAATCGCACCTGGTTATATTGAAACAAATAATACAGAAGCACTTAGAAATGATGAGGAACGTAATAAATCGATCCTAGGTAGAATTCCAGCAGGTAGCTGGGGGACTCCTAGTGACCTAGTAGGTGCGGCAGTATTTTTAGCATCTCCTGCCTCAAATTATGTCAATGGACATGTATTAGTTGTAGATGGCGGATGGATGGCAAGATAG
- a CDS encoding sugar kinase, with amino-acid sequence MDVVTIGETMVLFTPEGSPLMRYAHTYSRKFGGAETNVAIGITRLGHKAGWISKVGNDEFGKAMVSFVRGEGVEVSQVKTDLQAPTGLYFKEVRSGDNVRVEYYRKGSAASKLEPSDLNEEYIAQAKYLHITGITPALSDSCYETVMKAIAIAKDNGVKIIFDPNLRRKLWSEDKARKVLLEITALADIILPGVEEGNFMFGESDPTKLGQLFLEHGAELVILKVGAKGAYYFTESSSQLVAGFPVKTVIDPVGAGDGFAAGVISGLLDGLSTERAVERGNAVGAMATQVHGDFEGLPDREEIDRFINSSDSEDINR; translated from the coding sequence ATGGATGTAGTTACAATTGGTGAAACAATGGTTTTGTTTACGCCAGAAGGGTCACCTTTAATGAGATATGCCCATACTTATTCACGAAAATTCGGTGGTGCTGAAACAAACGTAGCGATTGGTATAACAAGATTAGGCCATAAAGCAGGATGGATTAGTAAAGTGGGAAATGATGAGTTCGGCAAGGCAATGGTTTCTTTTGTTCGTGGAGAAGGTGTTGAGGTTAGTCAAGTAAAAACTGATCTGCAAGCACCTACAGGGCTTTACTTTAAAGAGGTAAGAAGCGGGGACAATGTTCGTGTTGAGTACTATCGCAAAGGATCTGCTGCAAGCAAACTAGAACCAAGTGATTTAAACGAAGAGTATATTGCTCAGGCGAAATATCTTCATATCACCGGTATTACACCAGCACTTAGTGACAGTTGCTATGAAACAGTTATGAAAGCGATTGCTATCGCAAAAGATAATGGAGTAAAGATCATCTTTGATCCAAACTTAAGAAGGAAGCTTTGGAGTGAAGATAAAGCACGCAAGGTTTTATTAGAAATTACTGCTCTAGCAGATATCATATTACCTGGTGTAGAAGAAGGTAACTTTATGTTTGGTGAAAGCGATCCAACTAAGTTAGGGCAACTATTTTTAGAACATGGTGCGGAGTTAGTCATTTTAAAAGTTGGAGCTAAAGGAGCTTATTACTTTACGGAAAGCTCTTCTCAATTAGTAGCAGGTTTTCCAGTTAAAACTGTAATCGATCCTGTAGGAGCTGGTGATGGCTTTGCCGCAGGTGTCATCTCAGGACTTTTAGATGGCCTATCAACAGAGCGAGCTGTTGAAAGAGGGAATGCCGTTGGTGCGATGGCTACTCAAGTTCATGGCGATTTTGAAGGGTTACCGGATCGCGAGGAAATCGATCGCTTTATTAACAGTAGCGATTCTGAAGATATCAATAGATAA
- a CDS encoding UxaA family hydrolase: MKADNILVYKNDNVVVALKDLSEGEVIVVSGQEITLKTDAPFGHKIAIQPIEKGENIIKYGYPIGHAKETIAVGEWVHTHNTKTNLSGTLEYSYAPVEPVQLPVPAVEKTFNGYVRDNGEVGIRNEVWIINTVGCINKTCEIIAKMANDQFKDQGIDGVFHYPHLFGCSQLGDDLLNTQKILSNLVNHPNAAAVLVLGLGCENNYVSEFKKVIGEYDEDRVKFMIVQEVGDEISESLEIMEELVEYASKFKKQPVPVSKLKVGLKCGGSDAFSGITANPLVGAFSDILISHGGTSVLTEVPEMFGAETILMERAKDENTFTKTVNLVNDFKEYFIKHDQVVYENPSPGNKAGGITTLEEKSLGCVQKGGYSTVVDVLAYGDRLKEPGLNLLEGPGNDLVAVTALAAAGAHIVLFTTGRGTPFGGPVPTVKLSTNTPLYDKKRNWIDFNAGELLNGKPMDELANELFEYVVDLASGDVLTHNEKHGFKEISIFKDGVIL; the protein is encoded by the coding sequence ATGAAAGCAGATAATATATTAGTTTATAAAAATGATAATGTCGTAGTTGCGTTAAAAGATTTATCAGAGGGCGAGGTAATCGTTGTTAGTGGTCAAGAGATCACTTTAAAAACGGATGCGCCATTTGGACATAAAATTGCAATTCAACCAATTGAAAAAGGTGAAAATATCATTAAGTATGGTTATCCAATTGGTCATGCAAAAGAAACGATTGCTGTTGGCGAATGGGTTCATACTCACAACACAAAAACGAATTTATCAGGAACATTAGAGTATTCATATGCTCCTGTTGAACCAGTACAATTGCCTGTACCAGCCGTAGAAAAAACCTTTAATGGTTATGTACGAGACAATGGCGAAGTAGGAATTCGTAATGAAGTTTGGATCATTAATACAGTAGGTTGTATAAATAAAACATGTGAAATCATTGCAAAAATGGCGAATGACCAATTCAAGGATCAAGGAATTGATGGAGTCTTCCATTATCCACATCTCTTCGGATGTTCTCAGTTAGGCGATGACCTTCTAAATACTCAAAAAATCTTAAGTAACTTAGTTAACCACCCGAATGCTGCAGCTGTCCTTGTTCTTGGACTAGGTTGTGAGAATAACTATGTATCAGAATTTAAAAAAGTTATTGGTGAATATGACGAAGATCGTGTTAAATTCATGATTGTTCAAGAAGTTGGCGATGAAATCTCTGAGTCATTAGAGATAATGGAAGAATTAGTAGAGTACGCATCAAAATTTAAGAAACAACCAGTTCCAGTTTCTAAGTTAAAAGTTGGATTAAAATGTGGTGGTTCAGACGCTTTCTCTGGAATTACAGCTAACCCTCTAGTTGGAGCATTCTCTGATATCCTCATTTCTCACGGTGGAACATCAGTACTAACAGAAGTACCAGAAATGTTTGGTGCAGAAACGATCCTAATGGAACGTGCAAAAGATGAAAATACATTTACGAAAACTGTGAATCTAGTAAATGATTTTAAAGAGTACTTTATCAAGCATGATCAAGTAGTATATGAGAATCCGTCACCTGGAAATAAAGCTGGGGGAATTACTACATTAGAAGAAAAATCACTTGGTTGTGTACAAAAAGGTGGTTATTCAACAGTAGTTGACGTTTTGGCATATGGTGATCGCTTAAAAGAACCAGGACTAAATTTATTAGAAGGACCAGGAAATGACTTGGTGGCAGTAACTGCTCTTGCGGCAGCGGGTGCTCATATTGTTTTATTTACAACTGGCCGCGGTACACCATTTGGCGGTCCAGTTCCAACAGTTAAGCTTTCGACAAATACACCACTTTATGATAAAAAGAGAAATTGGATCGACTTTAACGCTGGTGAGCTTCTAAACGGCAAGCCAATGGATGAGCTTGCGAATGAATTATTCGAGTACGTTGTTGATTTAGCATCTGGTGACGTTTTGACACACAATGAAAAACACGGCTTTAAGGAAATCTCAATATTTAAAGATGGCGTTATTCTATAA
- a CDS encoding tagaturonate reductase — MEKLNKNINREELPEHVSFVTQENLPEKVIQFGEGNFLRAFVNWMIHEMNKQGLFNGKVAVVQPIEQGLIPMINDQDGLYTVVLRGIENGQVVEKNEVVSCISRGINPYTDWSELLTLAASKDIKFVISNTTEAGIAYLEEEYVQGKTPTSFPAKLTALLYHRYMEFNGSPEAGLVMIPCELIEENGKKLKEIVLKLAAEWKFPAEFTEWVENHNHFCSTLVDRIVTGYPRDAVEEFRQLLGYEDNLITVGEPFHLWAIDAPKEVAELIPFDKAGLNVKWGDITPFRNVKVRLLNGPHTMMSSVCYLAGADTVQQVMEDDTLSKFIKEAMLNEIYPTVAIEDAEKRHFVESVTERFLNPYNKHYLKDIALSSVYKFKSRLIPSLLDYVAQKNALPQTITFALAGLLAFNRPVRAEGNDLVGKRGDTEYAIRDNQEAIKALNEAWSKYDGTTEAVTALVTEVLGNTEVWGQDLNEVQDLKPTVAKYLQDILDQGMKATVENLVNEVTAV; from the coding sequence ATGGAAAAGTTAAATAAAAACATAAATAGAGAAGAACTTCCAGAACATGTTAGCTTTGTAACTCAAGAAAACTTACCTGAAAAGGTCATTCAATTTGGTGAAGGAAACTTCTTACGAGCTTTTGTAAATTGGATGATCCATGAAATGAACAAGCAAGGCTTGTTTAACGGTAAAGTAGCAGTAGTTCAACCAATTGAGCAAGGCTTAATCCCGATGATAAATGATCAAGATGGTTTATATACAGTTGTCTTAAGAGGTATTGAAAATGGGCAAGTAGTTGAAAAAAATGAAGTTGTTTCATGTATCTCTAGAGGAATTAATCCATATACAGATTGGTCAGAGCTATTAACATTAGCGGCATCAAAAGATATTAAATTCGTTATTTCAAACACAACTGAAGCTGGAATTGCTTATTTAGAAGAAGAATATGTACAAGGAAAAACTCCTACATCATTTCCAGCAAAATTAACAGCTTTACTTTATCATCGTTACATGGAGTTTAATGGAAGTCCAGAAGCTGGTCTTGTGATGATCCCTTGCGAATTAATTGAAGAAAACGGTAAAAAACTTAAAGAGATCGTTTTAAAGTTAGCGGCAGAGTGGAAGTTTCCAGCTGAATTTACAGAATGGGTAGAAAATCATAATCATTTCTGTAGCACATTAGTAGACCGTATTGTTACTGGTTATCCAAGAGATGCAGTCGAAGAGTTCCGTCAGTTACTAGGTTATGAAGATAATCTAATTACAGTTGGGGAACCATTCCACCTTTGGGCGATTGACGCACCAAAAGAAGTTGCAGAACTAATTCCATTTGATAAAGCAGGTTTAAATGTGAAATGGGGCGATATTACGCCGTTTAGAAACGTTAAGGTTCGCTTGTTAAATGGTCCACACACAATGATGTCTTCCGTTTGTTATTTAGCAGGAGCAGATACAGTACAACAAGTAATGGAAGATGATACATTAAGCAAGTTTATTAAAGAAGCAATGTTAAATGAAATTTATCCAACAGTTGCGATTGAAGATGCGGAAAAGAGACATTTTGTTGAGTCAGTAACAGAACGCTTTTTAAATCCTTATAATAAACATTACTTAAAGGATATTGCCTTAAGCTCTGTTTATAAATTCAAGTCTCGTTTAATCCCTTCATTATTAGATTATGTAGCTCAAAAGAATGCATTGCCACAAACAATCACGTTTGCTTTAGCAGGTTTATTAGCATTTAACCGTCCAGTAAGAGCTGAAGGAAATGACTTAGTTGGTAAACGTGGCGATACTGAGTATGCAATCCGTGATAACCAAGAGGCTATAAAAGCGTTAAATGAAGCTTGGTCTAAGTATGACGGTACAACTGAAGCTGTTACTGCTCTAGTAACAGAGGTATTAGGAAATACTGAGGTATGGGGTCAAGACTTAAATGAAGTTCAAGACTTAAAGCCAACAGTGGCTAAGTACCTACAAGACATTTTAGATCAAGGCATGAAGGCAACTGTAGAAAATCTAGTAAATGAAGTAACAGCTGTTTAA
- a CDS encoding bifunctional 4-hydroxy-2-oxoglutarate aldolase/2-dehydro-3-deoxy-phosphogluconate aldolase, with protein MNLLNQIQDSGIVAVIRGANKDNIIPIAKALSAGGVKALELTVETPKILSLVEMVADELKEDAIVGVGTVLDPETARAAIMSGAKFVFSPVVNIETIKMTKRYGVLSVPGALTPTEILTAYENGADLIKVFPANIVGPGYFKDIHGPMPHIPLMPTGGINVSNVGSYIKAGAVAAGVGSTLVNTKAVIDETYLTNLTELARQFVREVQVAREQ; from the coding sequence ATGAATTTACTTAATCAAATCCAAGATAGTGGTATTGTTGCCGTTATCCGCGGTGCAAATAAGGACAACATAATTCCTATTGCCAAAGCTTTAAGTGCTGGTGGAGTGAAGGCATTAGAATTAACGGTTGAAACACCTAAAATTTTATCTTTAGTAGAAATGGTGGCCGATGAACTTAAAGAAGATGCGATTGTCGGAGTTGGAACAGTACTTGATCCTGAGACGGCAAGAGCAGCCATCATGTCTGGTGCAAAATTTGTATTTTCACCGGTGGTTAATATTGAAACGATTAAAATGACAAAAAGATACGGTGTTCTAAGTGTGCCGGGTGCACTCACTCCAACTGAAATTCTGACGGCATATGAAAATGGTGCTGATTTAATAAAAGTTTTTCCAGCTAACATTGTTGGACCAGGGTACTTCAAGGATATTCATGGCCCAATGCCGCATATCCCATTAATGCCAACCGGTGGTATTAATGTCTCAAATGTTGGATCTTATATTAAAGCCGGAGCAGTAGCGGCAGGCGTTGGAAGTACACTTGTAAATACAAAGGCAGTAATTGACGAAACTTACTTAACAAACTTAACAGAACTTGCACGTCAATTTGTTAGAGAAGTACAGGTAGCTAGAGAGCAATAA
- the uxaC gene encoding glucuronate isomerase: MKPFINEDFILPTEASRILYHDYAKQMPIYDYHCHLSPKEIAENKSFKNISEIWLSGDHYKWRAMRSLGIEEELISGNGSDYDKFQRWAKAVPNTIGNPLYHWTHLELKRYFNTDLLLSEDTSEELWNHCNELLQSPDFTARKIIERSNVKVICTTDDPIDNLEYHKVIKEDANFETKVLPTFRPDKAVEIARPDFNSYVDQLSEVTEIEINTFENLLAAIDNRAHYFHELGCRVSDHGIQTLPFEQCTLEEAAAIFQKARTGLSISELEEMKYKTYTLLFLGRLYHSLDWAMQLHIGAIRNNNERMFSKLGPDTGFDSIHDFSLAKQLNGFLNELDKADELPKTIIYTLNPVHNYVIATACGNFQSGAGKGKIQFGSGWWFVDQKEGMLNQMTDLANLGLLSTFVGMLTDSRSFLSYTRHEYFRRVLCQLIGGWVENGEAPADYKLLGSMVQDICYNNANQYFQIK, encoded by the coding sequence ATGAAGCCGTTTATAAATGAAGATTTTATTTTACCAACAGAGGCATCGAGAATTTTATACCATGACTACGCAAAGCAAATGCCAATTTATGATTATCATTGTCACTTAAGCCCAAAGGAAATTGCAGAAAATAAATCATTTAAAAATATTTCAGAAATATGGCTTTCGGGTGACCATTATAAATGGAGAGCAATGAGAAGCTTAGGGATAGAAGAGGAATTGATTTCTGGTAATGGTTCTGACTATGATAAGTTCCAACGTTGGGCGAAAGCTGTACCAAATACGATTGGAAACCCGCTTTATCATTGGACTCATTTAGAATTAAAGCGTTATTTCAATACAGATTTATTACTAAGTGAAGATACAAGTGAGGAACTTTGGAATCACTGTAATGAGTTACTACAATCACCAGACTTTACTGCTCGAAAAATTATTGAAAGATCTAATGTAAAAGTTATCTGTACAACAGATGACCCTATAGACAACCTAGAATACCACAAAGTGATTAAAGAAGATGCAAACTTTGAAACAAAGGTGCTACCAACATTCCGCCCAGATAAAGCAGTTGAAATTGCAAGACCAGACTTTAATTCTTATGTGGATCAGCTTTCTGAAGTTACTGAAATTGAAATCAACACATTTGAGAATTTGTTAGCTGCAATTGATAATCGTGCACATTATTTTCATGAGTTGGGTTGTAGAGTTTCTGACCATGGTATTCAAACATTACCGTTTGAACAGTGTACTTTAGAGGAAGCGGCAGCCATTTTCCAAAAGGCGAGAACAGGTCTTTCAATCTCTGAATTAGAGGAAATGAAATACAAAACCTATACATTGTTGTTTCTTGGTAGACTTTATCATTCATTAGATTGGGCTATGCAATTACACATTGGCGCAATTCGTAATAACAATGAGAGAATGTTTTCTAAATTAGGGCCTGATACGGGGTTTGACTCTATTCATGACTTTTCATTAGCGAAACAATTAAATGGTTTCTTAAATGAATTAGACAAGGCTGACGAACTGCCAAAAACAATCATTTATACGTTAAACCCTGTTCACAACTACGTAATTGCAACTGCTTGCGGTAACTTCCAAAGTGGTGCAGGTAAGGGGAAAATTCAATTTGGATCTGGTTGGTGGTTTGTTGATCAAAAAGAAGGCATGCTAAACCAAATGACAGACCTGGCAAATCTAGGGTTACTTAGTACTTTTGTAGGGATGCTTACCGATTCAAGAAGTTTCCTCTCCTACACAAGACATGAATACTTCAGAAGAGTACTTTGCCAATTAATTGGTGGTTGGGTTGAAAACGGCGAAGCTCCAGCTGACTATAAGTTACTAGGTTCAATGGTTCAAGACATTTGTTATAACAATGCAAACCAGTATTTTCAAATTAAATAA
- a CDS encoding MarR family winged helix-turn-helix transcriptional regulator: MNLEENNVSLKLFIVLSRATRAIHDLVEEDIRTYGLNPTEFAVLELLYHKGDQPIQQIGKKVLLSSGSITYVVDKLEKKNLLVRKSCPKDRRVTYAVITENGTGLMDDIFPRHKEAIELIFSGLSADEKSVLIELLKKLGYHARS, translated from the coding sequence ATGAATCTAGAAGAAAATAATGTTTCATTAAAACTGTTTATTGTACTTTCAAGGGCAACTAGAGCTATTCACGACCTAGTAGAAGAGGATATCAGAACTTACGGACTTAATCCGACTGAATTTGCGGTCTTAGAATTGTTATATCATAAAGGTGATCAACCAATTCAGCAAATCGGCAAGAAGGTTCTTTTATCTAGTGGCAGTATAACTTATGTGGTCGACAAATTAGAAAAAAAGAATCTTTTGGTTAGGAAATCGTGTCCAAAAGATCGTCGTGTTACCTATGCGGTTATTACAGAAAATGGTACCGGACTAATGGATGATATTTTTCCTCGACATAAAGAGGCAATTGAGCTAATTTTTAGTGGGCTATCAGCTGATGAGAAGTCTGTTCTGATCGAACTCTTAAAAAAATTAGGCTACCACGCTAGATCGTAG
- a CDS encoding tautomerase family protein — MPQVIIHKVLTNDRQRNGRLAEAVRKVVLDVLEIDETYGQVIIYEAPMYDRSNHENGKLNFVFVEITMLTGRSKEAKQLLVQRIIEQIEKIEGVSKAEINCVIHEIESENYIKGMRVST, encoded by the coding sequence GTGCCACAAGTAATTATCCATAAGGTATTAACGAATGACCGTCAAAGAAATGGGAGATTAGCTGAAGCTGTTCGTAAAGTTGTTCTTGATGTCTTAGAAATCGATGAAACTTATGGTCAAGTAATTATTTATGAAGCACCTATGTATGACAGGAGTAACCATGAAAACGGGAAGTTAAACTTCGTTTTCGTAGAAATCACTATGTTAACAGGGAGATCAAAGGAGGCAAAACAGTTATTAGTCCAGAGAATCATAGAGCAAATTGAAAAGATTGAGGGAGTATCGAAAGCAGAAATTAATTGTGTCATCCATGAGATTGAGTCGGAAAATTATATAAAAGGTATGAGGGTAAGTACATAG